Proteins from a single region of Tumebacillus amylolyticus:
- a CDS encoding helix-turn-helix transcriptional regulator: MSKRQQQILDIVRDQGPITGEHIADHLGLTRATLRPDLAILTMAGFLEARPRVGYFYAGKKSGQIFGDQLRKMLVREYKAVPINIAENTSVYDAIVMMFMEDVGSIFVVKEGGLLAGVVSRKDLLKVAIGNQDTREVPVTLAMTRMPNIVTVTGDDTVYDAAKKLIDYQIDSCPVVRPVDAAGRNLEVIGRFTKTTIAKVFVELGENREV; this comes from the coding sequence CTGTCCAAACGACAACAGCAGATCTTGGATATCGTTCGGGACCAAGGTCCGATCACAGGCGAACACATCGCAGATCACCTCGGACTGACGCGGGCGACGTTGCGCCCGGACCTCGCGATTCTCACGATGGCGGGCTTCTTGGAAGCGCGACCTCGTGTCGGGTATTTTTACGCGGGGAAAAAGTCAGGCCAGATCTTCGGAGATCAACTGCGCAAGATGCTGGTTCGCGAATACAAAGCCGTGCCGATCAACATCGCCGAGAATACTTCGGTCTACGATGCGATCGTCATGATGTTTATGGAAGACGTCGGAAGTATTTTCGTCGTGAAGGAGGGTGGATTGCTTGCCGGCGTGGTCTCGCGCAAAGACTTGCTCAAAGTCGCCATCGGCAACCAAGACACCCGCGAAGTGCCGGTGACGCTCGCCATGACGCGGATGCCGAACATCGTCACCGTCACGGGAGACGATACGGTCTATGACGCTGCCAAGAAATTGATCGACTACCAGATCGACTCCTGTCCGGTGGTACGACCCGTCGATGCGGCGGGGCGCAACCTCGAAGTGATCGGACGCTTTACCAAGACGACCATCGCCAAAGTCTTCGTAGAACTTGGTGAAAATCGAGAAGTGTGA
- a CDS encoding pyruvate, water dikinase regulatory protein, which yields MTPQLPIVYVVSDSVGETAEFVVRAAASQFNGGRVEIRRISYVDDFEPIREVVQAAKEANALVGYTLVLPEMREALLREATEHGVIAVDILGPMIEAFSKINNQSPKNLPGLVHQLDDEYFRRVEAIEFAVKYDDGKDPRGLLRADVVLIGVSRTSKTPLSMFLAHKRLKAANVPLVPEVTPPEELFEVNPRKVIGLTISPDELNLIRTERLKALGLRSQANYAAHERILSELEYAEKIMKRIGCPVINVSNKAVEETASIIMDIIKRGGRG from the coding sequence ATGACGCCACAGTTGCCAATCGTCTATGTAGTATCTGATTCCGTCGGGGAAACCGCCGAGTTTGTCGTCCGCGCCGCTGCCAGCCAATTCAACGGCGGGCGGGTGGAGATCAGACGGATCTCGTATGTCGATGATTTTGAGCCGATTCGCGAAGTTGTGCAAGCCGCCAAAGAAGCCAACGCGCTCGTCGGCTACACGCTGGTCTTGCCGGAGATGCGCGAAGCTCTGCTTCGAGAAGCGACCGAACACGGCGTGATCGCCGTCGACATCCTCGGTCCGATGATCGAAGCGTTCTCGAAAATCAACAACCAAAGTCCGAAAAACTTGCCGGGTCTCGTCCACCAGCTCGATGACGAGTACTTCCGCCGTGTGGAAGCGATTGAGTTCGCCGTCAAGTATGACGACGGCAAAGACCCGCGCGGTCTCTTGCGGGCCGACGTCGTGTTGATCGGGGTTTCGCGCACGTCCAAGACGCCGCTCTCGATGTTCCTCGCCCACAAGCGTTTGAAAGCGGCGAACGTCCCGCTCGTGCCGGAAGTGACGCCGCCGGAGGAACTTTTTGAAGTCAACCCGCGCAAAGTGATCGGGTTGACGATTTCGCCCGACGAGTTGAACTTGATCCGCACCGAGCGTTTGAAAGCACTCGGTCTGCGCTCGCAAGCCAACTACGCCGCACATGAACGCATCCTTTCCGAACTCGAATACGCGGAGAAGATCATGAAGAGAATTGGTTGTCCTGTCATTAACGTCTCGAACAAAGCCGTTGAAGAAACTGCCAGCATCATCATGGACATCATCAAACGGGGAGGCCGCGGGTAA
- a CDS encoding EamA family transporter, with translation MSWLVMALLSAVFASFVAILGKIGMSGVDSNLATAIRAVVMAVASVVFVAFTGSLGKIGTVDKKALLFILFSGLAGAASWMFYFGALRLAPASKVAPIDRLSVVFTLILAALFLKEKISFGIVAGCVLIVAGSILIARA, from the coding sequence ATGAGTTGGCTCGTAATGGCTTTGCTCTCGGCCGTTTTCGCTTCGTTCGTCGCGATTCTTGGCAAGATCGGCATGAGTGGCGTGGACAGCAATTTGGCGACGGCGATCCGTGCGGTGGTGATGGCGGTGGCAAGCGTTGTCTTCGTCGCGTTCACAGGCTCGCTCGGGAAGATCGGCACCGTCGACAAAAAAGCTCTGCTGTTCATCTTGTTCTCCGGACTTGCAGGTGCGGCGTCGTGGATGTTCTACTTCGGAGCGCTGCGTCTCGCTCCGGCTTCGAAAGTGGCGCCCATCGACCGTTTGAGCGTGGTGTTCACGCTGATCCTCGCCGCGCTGTTCTTAAAGGAAAAAATCTCGTTTGGCATCGTCGCCGGCTGCGTGCTGATCGTCGCAGGTTCCATCCTG